GTCGCTGCTTGCGCGGCAAACTGCTTCTGCGGGCCGTAGCCGAGCCACGCCTGGTGAAGCACCCGCGCGCCCCGCGCGGCGGCAAGCTCGGGGGTCGCATCGCGGCTGCCCGAGTCCACCACCAGGATTTCGTCGGCGAAGGCCACCGAGTCGAGGCAGGGACCGATCTGCCCCGCGGCGTCGCGGGCGATGATGGTAACGGACAAGGGATGGCGGGTCATGATCGAAGATTATCGCGATTGACAAAAGTGCGTGAAACGCTGTGCGTAAACCGTCATCGTAGGAGCGGCCCTGGCGCACGCCCTCGAGGTCGCGTTCGTGGGTATGAGGTCTTTGGCCATTCCGATAAGCCCAGCCGCGAGCCACAATCCGGCATCGACCCCGCCCATGGCCGCGCCAGCCTCGATTCCTGCTTGCGCGCAAAATGAGCAAGACATGCCGTCAGCCTCCTCCCCGTGCGTCTTTCCTGTCTGCGCGCAAAGGCAGTCCTGGCTCGGCCAATCGCGGCTTGCAAGGCGTAATACCCCGCCATTCTATATGCGCGGCCCATGGTTTGCGTGTACGCTGTCGCCCCCATGCGGGTGCTTTTGGTCAAGACTTCGTCGATGGGCGACGTGATCCACAATCTGCCAGTGGTGGCGGACATTCGCGCGCGCTATCCATATGCGCGTATCGATTGGCTGGTGGAGGAAGCCTTCGCCGACATCCCGCGCCTCAATCCTGGAGTCGAGAGGGTGATCCCCGTGGCCCTGCGTCGCTGGCGCAGGCAGCTTTTGCGGCCCGCGGTGTGGCGCGAGATGGCTGCCTTTCGGCGACGCGTGTGGGCGCACGCCTACGATGTGATTCTGGACACCCAGGGCCTCATCAAGAGCGCACTGCTTGCGCGGCTCGCCCAAGGCGCGCACGTGGGCTACTGTGCCGATTGCGCGCGCGAGCCGCTGGCGGCCCGCTTCTACGACCGTTGCCACAGCGTCGATGCCCAGGCGCACGCGGTGGTGCGCTACCGCGCGCTTGCGGCCGCAGCTTTTGCCTTGCCCGCCGACTTGCCCCTGGACTACGGGCTGCCGCGCCCGGCGCAGGCTCCAAGCTTCGCGCCCGAGGCGCCCTACGGGGTGCTACTCACCGCCACCAGCCGCAGGGAAAAACTCTGGCCGGAAGCCCATTGGGTCGCCCTGGGGCACGCGCTCGTGAGCCGGGGCTTCGG
Above is a genomic segment from Thiobacter sp. AK1 containing:
- the waaC gene encoding lipopolysaccharide heptosyltransferase I — its product is MVCVYAVAPMRVLLVKTSSMGDVIHNLPVVADIRARYPYARIDWLVEEAFADIPRLNPGVERVIPVALRRWRRQLLRPAVWREMAAFRRRVWAHAYDVILDTQGLIKSALLARLAQGAHVGYCADCAREPLAARFYDRCHSVDAQAHAVVRYRALAAAAFALPADLPLDYGLPRPAQAPSFAPEAPYGVLLTATSRREKLWPEAHWVALGHALVSRGFGLVLPWGSLAEYERARRIADQLPGTIPAPRLTLTEAAALLAHARLVVGVDTGLAHLATAVGTPTIGLYGGSDPRRNGLYATTPVANLGVPGRFAQVSEVLAVVDTWLGRGTV